Proteins from one Streptomyces sp. NBC_00289 genomic window:
- a CDS encoding GMC family oxidoreductase, protein MSQTPHVYDYVVIGGGTAGSVIASRLTENPDVTVAVIEGGPSDVGRDDVLTLRRWMGLLGGELDYDYPTTEQPRGNSHIRHSRARVLGGCSSHNTLIAFKPLPSDWDEWEAAGAKGWGAVPMEAYYARLLNNIVPVDEQDRNAIARDFVDAAQTALGVPRVEGFNQKPFDDGVGFFDLAYHPENNKRSSASVAYLHPVMDERPNLTILLETWAYRLELDGTRADGVHVRTKDGEELLVRARNEVLLCAGAVDSPRLLLHSGIGPKADLEALGIPVAHDLPGVGENLLDHPESVIVWETGGPIPENSAMDSDAGLFVRRDPGHAGPDLMFHFYQIPFTDNPERLGYERPPYGVSLTPNIPKPKSRGRLYLESADPSVKPALDFRYFTDEDDYDGRTLVDGIRIAREIARTEPLAGWLRREVAPGPDVTGDEELSEYARKVAHTVYHPAGTCRMGAVDDRLAVVDPELRVRGLDGIRIADASVFPTMPAVNPMIGVLMVGEKAAELLGDGA, encoded by the coding sequence ATGTCCCAGACCCCCCACGTCTACGACTATGTCGTCATCGGCGGTGGCACCGCAGGATCCGTCATCGCCTCCCGTCTCACCGAGAACCCCGACGTCACCGTCGCCGTCATCGAGGGCGGTCCGAGCGACGTCGGCCGCGACGACGTGCTGACGCTGCGCCGCTGGATGGGCCTGCTCGGCGGCGAACTCGACTACGACTACCCGACCACCGAGCAGCCGCGCGGCAACTCGCACATCCGGCACAGCCGCGCCCGCGTCCTCGGCGGCTGTTCCAGCCACAACACCCTCATCGCGTTCAAGCCGCTGCCGTCCGACTGGGACGAGTGGGAGGCGGCCGGCGCCAAGGGCTGGGGCGCGGTGCCGATGGAGGCGTACTACGCGCGCCTCCTGAACAACATCGTGCCGGTGGACGAGCAGGACCGGAACGCCATCGCCCGCGACTTCGTCGACGCGGCGCAGACCGCGCTCGGCGTCCCGCGCGTCGAGGGCTTCAACCAGAAGCCGTTCGACGACGGCGTCGGGTTCTTCGACCTCGCCTACCACCCGGAGAACAACAAGCGGTCGTCCGCGTCGGTGGCGTACCTGCACCCGGTGATGGACGAGCGCCCGAACCTCACGATCCTGCTGGAGACCTGGGCGTACCGGCTGGAGCTGGACGGCACCCGCGCCGACGGCGTGCACGTCCGCACCAAGGACGGCGAGGAACTCCTCGTACGGGCCCGCAACGAGGTCCTGCTGTGTGCGGGCGCCGTCGACTCGCCCCGGCTGCTGCTGCACTCCGGCATCGGCCCGAAGGCGGACCTGGAGGCGCTCGGCATACCCGTGGCGCACGACCTGCCCGGCGTCGGCGAGAACCTGCTCGACCACCCCGAGTCGGTGATCGTGTGGGAGACCGGCGGGCCCATCCCGGAGAACTCCGCGATGGACTCCGACGCGGGCCTGTTCGTGCGCCGCGATCCCGGACACGCGGGCCCCGACCTGATGTTCCACTTCTACCAGATCCCCTTCACGGACAACCCGGAGCGCCTGGGCTACGAACGGCCGCCGTACGGCGTCTCGTTGACCCCCAACATTCCCAAGCCGAAGAGCCGCGGCCGGCTGTACCTGGAGAGCGCCGACCCGTCCGTCAAGCCCGCTCTCGACTTCCGCTACTTCACCGACGAGGACGACTACGACGGCCGCACCCTCGTCGACGGCATCCGTATCGCCCGCGAGATCGCCCGGACCGAGCCCCTGGCGGGCTGGCTCAGGCGCGAGGTGGCCCCCGGCCCGGACGTGACCGGGGACGAGGAGCTGAGCGAGTACGCCCGCAAGGTCGCCCACACCGTCTACCACCCGGCGGGCACCTGCCGTATGGGCGCCGTCGACGACCGGCTGGCGGTGGTCGACCCCGAGCTGCGGGTCCGCGGGCTGGACGGCATCCGGATCGCCGACGCCTCCGTGTTCCCGACCATGCCCGCCGTGAACCCCATGATCGGGGTCCTCATGGTCGGTGAAAAAGCCGCCGAACTGCTGGGAGATGGTGCGTGA
- a CDS encoding ABC transporter permease codes for MATVTASVPRIALPGVLKHRAVHKLLLLALAAAVLVPLANARWSGGSWPQALTVDVSAPLTSASDWIIDNRDSHPLFLYFFGYLSNAVVLSVRAVYLVLLAAGWAGVTAFAGLVAWRVAGVRLAAGTAAAFLACGLLGMWVPTMQTLALMVVAVLTSVVVGALLGLATGLSDRTDRALRPVLDTMQVLPAFAYLLPVVLVFGIGVPAAVLATVVYAAPPMARLTALGLRGADKGVLEAVESLGATARQRLLTARLPLARKELLLGLNQTIMMALSMAVIASVIGAGGLGDRVYQALASVDVGAALAAGIPIVLLAVVLDRVTGAAGERLGEDRKERGHWAYGLVAVVAVGLAGRLVGRLDWPDAWTVNIADPVNRAVDWMTAHLYSGVPYVGGTADWAGHFTTWVLDPVRDGLQWLPWWSVLLVVAALAWLIGTWRTALTAVLAMAAIGVLGVWQPSLDTLSQVLAAVAVTLVLGFAIGIAAARSDRLERLLRPVLDVFQTMPQFVYLIPVVALFGVGRAPAVAAAVVYALPAVVRITAQGLRQVDPAALESARSLGATSGQQLRQVQLPLARPALLLAVNQGVVLVLAVVVIGGLVGGGALGYDAVFGLAQGDLATGLVAGAAIVCLGLMLDRVTQPTERRARKGA; via the coding sequence ATGGCAACGGTCACCGCATCCGTCCCCCGCATCGCGCTGCCCGGTGTCCTCAAACACCGTGCCGTGCACAAGCTGCTGCTGCTCGCCCTCGCCGCGGCGGTCCTCGTCCCGCTCGCCAACGCCCGCTGGTCCGGCGGAAGCTGGCCGCAGGCGCTCACCGTCGACGTGTCCGCGCCGCTCACCAGCGCCAGTGACTGGATCATCGACAACCGGGACAGCCACCCCCTGTTCCTCTACTTCTTCGGCTATCTCAGCAACGCCGTCGTGCTGTCCGTGCGCGCCGTCTACCTCGTCCTGCTGGCGGCGGGCTGGGCCGGCGTCACCGCGTTCGCCGGGCTCGTCGCGTGGCGGGTCGCCGGGGTGCGGCTCGCGGCCGGCACCGCCGCCGCGTTCCTCGCCTGCGGTCTGCTCGGCATGTGGGTGCCGACCATGCAGACCCTCGCCCTGATGGTCGTCGCGGTGCTCACCTCAGTTGTCGTGGGCGCCCTGCTCGGCCTGGCGACGGGCCTGTCCGACCGCACGGACCGGGCGCTGCGTCCGGTCCTCGACACCATGCAGGTGCTGCCCGCCTTCGCCTACCTGCTGCCCGTCGTCCTCGTCTTCGGCATCGGCGTCCCCGCGGCGGTCCTCGCCACCGTCGTCTACGCCGCCCCGCCCATGGCCCGCCTCACCGCGCTGGGCCTGCGCGGCGCCGACAAGGGCGTCCTGGAAGCCGTCGAGTCGCTGGGCGCCACCGCCCGGCAGCGCCTGCTGACCGCGCGGCTCCCGCTGGCCCGCAAGGAACTCCTGCTCGGCCTCAACCAGACGATCATGATGGCGCTGTCCATGGCGGTCATCGCGTCCGTGATCGGCGCGGGCGGCCTGGGTGACCGCGTCTACCAGGCGCTGGCCTCGGTCGACGTGGGCGCGGCGCTCGCCGCCGGCATCCCGATCGTGCTGCTCGCCGTCGTCCTGGACCGGGTGACCGGCGCGGCGGGGGAGCGCCTCGGGGAGGACCGCAAGGAGCGCGGACACTGGGCGTACGGCCTGGTGGCCGTCGTCGCCGTCGGCCTCGCCGGGCGGCTGGTCGGCCGGCTCGACTGGCCCGACGCGTGGACGGTGAACATCGCCGACCCCGTCAACCGTGCCGTTGACTGGATGACCGCCCACCTGTACTCGGGCGTGCCCTACGTGGGCGGCACCGCCGACTGGGCGGGCCACTTCACCACCTGGGTCCTCGACCCGGTCCGCGACGGCCTGCAGTGGCTGCCCTGGTGGTCGGTCCTGCTCGTGGTGGCCGCCCTGGCCTGGCTGATCGGCACCTGGCGCACCGCGCTCACCGCCGTCCTGGCCATGGCCGCGATCGGTGTCCTCGGCGTCTGGCAGCCCTCGCTGGACACGCTGTCCCAGGTGCTGGCGGCGGTCGCCGTCACCCTGGTCCTCGGCTTCGCCATCGGTATCGCGGCCGCCCGCAGCGACCGCCTCGAACGGCTGCTGCGGCCCGTCCTGGACGTCTTCCAGACGATGCCGCAGTTCGTGTACCTGATCCCCGTCGTCGCCCTGTTCGGCGTCGGCCGCGCCCCCGCCGTCGCCGCGGCCGTGGTCTACGCCCTGCCCGCCGTCGTCCGCATCACCGCCCAGGGCCTGCGCCAGGTCGACCCCGCGGCACTGGAATCGGCGCGCTCCCTCGGCGCGACCAGCGGCCAGCAACTCCGCCAGGTCCAGCTTCCGCTGGCCCGGCCGGCGCTGCTGCTCGCCGTCAACCAGGGCGTGGTCCTGGTCCTCGCCGTCGTCGTCATCGGCGGTCTAGTCGGCGGCGGCGCGCTCGGCTACGACGCCGTCTTCGGCCTCGCCCAGGGCGACCTGGCGACCGGTCTGGTGGCCGGAGCCGCGATCGTCTGCCTCGGCCTGATGCTCGACCGGGTGACCCAGCCGACGGAACGCCGCGCCAGGAAGGGAGCCTGA
- a CDS encoding aldehyde dehydrogenase family protein translates to MAETAEPQVPQMNKTIHAGGEWLEAVSGATREILDPADALPFAVVAEGDEKDTDLAVAAARHAFDHGDWPRTPVAERAALLRRVADLLVRDRERLGLLESRDAGKTVEEGRVDIDCVADAFRYFADLVAAEAPGRVVDAGSPDIHSVVVHEPIGVCALITPWNYPLLQASWKIAPALAAGNTFVVKPSEITPLTTVALIDLLAEAGLPAGVANIVTGPGHSVGARLAEHPDVDLVSFTGGLASGTKVAQAAAPSVKKVALELGGKNPNVVFADACATEEGFDTAVDQALNAAFIHSGQVCSAGGRLIVEESVGERFVAELARRAGRIRLGRGTADGVECGPLVSEQQRAKVEDFVASALAEGAVLRTGGRRPEPSAERPDTGYFYEPTVLDACHREMRVVREEVFGPVLTVETFRTEDEAVALANDTEYGLAGAVWTADAGRARRVAGRLRHGTVWINDFHPYLPQAEWGGFGKSGVGRELGPAGLAEYRETKHVYQNLAPKPVRWFTG, encoded by the coding sequence ATGGCGGAAACCGCCGAACCCCAAGTACCTCAGATGAACAAAACCATTCACGCGGGAGGAGAGTGGCTGGAAGCGGTCTCCGGCGCGACGCGCGAGATCCTCGACCCCGCGGACGCCCTGCCCTTCGCCGTGGTCGCGGAGGGCGACGAGAAGGACACCGACCTGGCGGTCGCGGCCGCCCGGCACGCCTTCGACCACGGCGACTGGCCGCGCACCCCCGTCGCCGAGCGCGCGGCCCTGTTGCGCCGCGTCGCCGACCTCCTCGTCCGCGACCGTGAGCGGCTCGGCCTGCTGGAGAGCCGCGACGCGGGCAAGACCGTGGAGGAGGGCCGGGTCGACATCGACTGTGTCGCCGACGCCTTCCGGTACTTCGCCGACCTCGTCGCCGCCGAGGCGCCGGGCCGGGTCGTCGACGCGGGCTCGCCCGACATCCACAGCGTCGTCGTACACGAGCCCATCGGCGTGTGCGCGCTGATCACCCCGTGGAACTACCCGCTGCTCCAGGCCAGTTGGAAGATCGCCCCCGCGCTGGCCGCCGGCAACACCTTCGTCGTCAAGCCGAGCGAGATCACACCGCTGACCACGGTCGCCCTCATCGACCTGCTGGCCGAGGCGGGACTGCCCGCCGGTGTGGCCAACATCGTCACCGGCCCCGGGCACTCGGTCGGTGCCCGCCTCGCCGAACACCCGGACGTCGACCTGGTCTCCTTCACCGGCGGTCTGGCCAGCGGCACGAAGGTGGCCCAGGCGGCCGCCCCGTCCGTGAAGAAGGTCGCTCTCGAACTCGGGGGCAAGAACCCCAACGTCGTGTTCGCCGACGCCTGCGCCACCGAGGAGGGCTTCGACACCGCCGTCGACCAGGCCCTCAACGCGGCGTTCATCCACAGCGGCCAGGTCTGCTCGGCGGGCGGCCGGCTCATCGTCGAGGAGTCCGTCGGGGAACGCTTCGTCGCCGAACTCGCCCGCCGGGCGGGCAGGATCCGCCTCGGACGCGGCACGGCGGACGGCGTCGAGTGCGGCCCCCTCGTCTCCGAGCAGCAGCGCGCCAAGGTGGAGGACTTCGTCGCCTCCGCGCTCGCCGAGGGCGCGGTGCTGCGCACCGGCGGCAGGCGGCCCGAGCCCTCCGCCGAACGCCCGGACACCGGCTACTTCTACGAGCCGACCGTGCTGGACGCGTGCCACCGCGAGATGCGGGTGGTCCGGGAGGAGGTCTTCGGGCCGGTCCTCACCGTCGAGACCTTCCGCACCGAGGACGAGGCGGTGGCCCTCGCCAACGACACCGAGTACGGCCTCGCGGGCGCCGTCTGGACCGCCGACGCGGGACGGGCCCGGCGGGTGGCGGGCCGGCTGCGCCACGGCACCGTCTGGATCAACGACTTCCACCCCTACCTCCCGCAGGCGGAGTGGGGCGGCTTCGGCAAGAGCGGGGTGGGCCGCGAACTGGGCCCCGCCGGACTCGCCGAGTACCGCGAGACCAAGCACGTCTACCAGAACCTCGCGCCGAAGCCGGTCCGGTGGTTCACGGGCTGA
- a CDS encoding glycine betaine/L-proline ABC transporter ATP-binding protein, producing MSAEPTTSAAPTADGSVFSVDGLWKVFGPKAESVPADPELAALPAAELRSRTGCTAAVRDVSFDVRKGEVFVVMGLSGSGKSTLVRCLTRLIEPTAGTIDIDGEDVRAMDRSRLRELRRHRASMVFQHFGLLPHRTVLDNVAYGLEVQGVSRAERRKRAAEVVAKVGLEGMEQRRPAQLSGGQQQRVGLARALAVDPEVMLFDEPFSALDPLIRRDMQEEVVRLHREEGRTMVFITHDLNEALKVGDRIALMRDGRIVQLGTPEEIVGSPADDYVREFVRDVPREQVMTVRTAMRPGGCDGPEHPGALPADAVVAEAIRVVAESGRPACVVEDGRCLGVVDHERLLDVVAGTELRKEAV from the coding sequence ATGTCGGCCGAGCCGACCACGAGCGCCGCGCCGACCGCGGACGGCTCCGTCTTCTCCGTGGACGGACTGTGGAAGGTCTTCGGCCCGAAGGCGGAGAGCGTCCCCGCCGACCCCGAACTCGCCGCCCTGCCCGCGGCCGAGCTGCGCTCCCGCACCGGCTGCACCGCCGCCGTCCGTGACGTCTCCTTCGACGTGCGCAAGGGCGAGGTCTTCGTCGTCATGGGTCTGTCCGGCTCCGGCAAGTCCACCCTGGTGCGCTGCCTGACCCGGCTCATCGAACCGACGGCGGGCACGATCGACATCGACGGCGAGGACGTCCGCGCCATGGACCGGTCCCGGCTGCGTGAACTGCGCCGCCACCGCGCCTCGATGGTCTTCCAGCACTTCGGCCTGCTGCCGCACCGCACGGTCCTCGACAACGTGGCGTACGGCCTGGAGGTCCAGGGCGTCTCCCGGGCCGAGCGCAGGAAGCGGGCCGCCGAGGTGGTCGCCAAGGTCGGACTCGAGGGCATGGAGCAGCGCAGGCCGGCCCAGCTGTCCGGCGGCCAGCAGCAGCGCGTCGGCCTGGCCCGCGCCCTCGCCGTCGACCCCGAGGTCATGCTGTTCGACGAGCCGTTCAGCGCGCTCGACCCGCTGATCCGCCGCGACATGCAGGAGGAGGTCGTGCGGCTGCACCGCGAGGAGGGCCGCACGATGGTCTTCATCACCCACGACCTCAACGAGGCCCTCAAGGTCGGTGACCGCATCGCCCTGATGCGCGACGGCCGCATCGTGCAGCTCGGCACCCCCGAGGAGATCGTCGGCTCGCCCGCCGACGACTACGTGCGCGAGTTCGTCCGGGACGTGCCGCGCGAGCAGGTCATGACCGTCCGTACGGCCATGCGCCCCGGCGGCTGCGACGGCCCCGAGCATCCCGGCGCGCTCCCCGCCGACGCGGTCGTCGCCGAGGCGATCAGGGTCGTCGCCGAGAGCGGCCGGCCCGCCTGTGTCGTGGAGGACGGCCGGTGCCTGGGAGTCGTCGACCACGAACGTCTCCTCGACGTCGTGGCCGGAACGGAGCTCCGAAAGGAGGCGGTCTGA